TCtccatgaaacatgttgaactgaaaaTATAACTTTGTTTgcacccaaataaaaaaaaaaatcttacatctatctgcacaatgaatgtaaaccaaaaaaaaaaaaaaaaaagttggaaatgtaaataaagtgcagtgaaaaGTTCTTTTCGCTCACCTGCATTTCATTGGATTGTGTCAATTTTAGTTAGCgttgaatggcttctattttagtttttcgtTTCAttgtctggggaaaaaaaaaaaaaaaacaatgaaaatgttttatctcCAAAATTGAACTAGTGCAAACTCTTCGAAGCCTGCTGCGTGTTCATTCTGACGCGATGCAGCTAAGCTAAGTCAAGCTAGGCTAAACACTTGACATAACTTGGGCGACTTCCAATGGGCCAATGAAGAGAGCAGAGCACAACATTTCTTTGGCGTACGTGTGGTTTATTCGACGCAAAGGACGCGCTGACTTTTACTTCTTCTTGGAGACTCCCACAGTGCGACCGCGGCGGCCGGTGGTCTTGGTGTGCTGGCCGCGCACGCGCAAGCTGCAAAGGGAAGGAGGGGACAGCGAGTTACGAGGAGACTCCCCCGGGGGTTCAAAGTTCACACGGGCTCGCGAAGCCTCACCCCCAAAAGTGGCGGAGGCCGCGATGGGCTCGGATCTTCTTCAGCCTCTCCAGGTCTTCTCTCAGCTTGTTGTCCAGACCGTTGGCCAACACCTGAAAGCAGGCAACTCAACGTTGTTCTTCTGTTGCGTCTTCTCGTGTCGGCTTTTGCGAGGATTGTGACCGCGTTGGGGGGGGCAATTGACCCGCTGCGACTAATCCATCATCAAATTCATCGAAATTCGCTATTTTGAGCACCATTTTGTGCCATTCTTCAACTTAAAATGACCCAAAACAATTATCAaaactttttattcattttcatcaatcaagtttatttattagggctgtcaaagttaaagcgttaatagattaattcatcacagaaaattgtcgcattaatcacgtattaacgcagattaatcgcactgaCGACGACACGGCTATCTGCCATTGTTGTCGACAGCCTGGCGATTGGTGCGCAGTCACGGGAGAATTACAAGACCACCGGAGGAGGAGCTAACCTGCATATGGCGTCCACATTtggaaatctttccactctggagcccggtttcaaaagtgatcCGTTTCGATCCGTTTCAAGCTCCGAATCGCCCAAACGATAAGAAACTTGTGCGGATCCATTGAAACGGCCGTTTGTGTGTTTAAGGAGGATTAGGAGCAATCGGAAAGTAGCATTTTATGCATTGATGTTTTTCATTGTGGTTTCGACATCGTGGCTTTTCAGCCATCACGGGAGGGTCTGGAACATAATAAGAAGGTGCCGTTTTCTTCTACCTACCTGACTGAATTTTCCATCCTTGACATCCTTTTGCCTGTTGAGGAACCAGTCTGGGATTTTGTACTGGCGAGGATTCTGCATGATGGTCACCACCCGCTCCACCTGCACATTTACAAGGTGCTCGCTCACTCAGTCACGGCCGGAGCTTCAACTCCCAACAAGACGGCGGGCGCCGCTCCTTGCTCACCTCCTCATCCGTCAGCTCGCCCGCCCTCTTGTTGAGGTCGATGTCCGCCTTCCTCAGGACCACGTGGGCGTAGCGTCTGCCCACGCCCTGACAAAGTACATCGTTGGATGGATGCGcaccaaaaaaatcaataaataaaacaaatgatggACAACAGGAAGGACAGAGCAGCACCAGCAGCCTCCCGGCTTTCTTCCTTTACCTTGATGGCAGTGATGGCGAAGGCGATCTTCCTCCTCCCGTCGATGTTTGTGTTCAAAACACGAAGAATGTGCTGGAACTTCTCGGGGATAACCAAAGCCTACAGAAACAACACAAGCAGCCGTCACTACAAGGTGACCATAAAGAAACCTTCTTCATTGAAGACAAACATCTGTTGTTTCCctacaattattaaaaaaaattacaacagcAAGTTGCTGCAATCACATACAAACTCATTTAGCATCTAAATGTAAAACAGGCAACAAACATCTTAAAACAATTGTCAAGTCATATtttgaccccccccaaaaaaaggtacgTTTTGGCCTTTATACATCTCCTCGGGATAGTGACCAACTCTACTCAAATCTGCTCCATCTTTAGTTCAACACCAACATTCAATTCGACTCCTGAAATCAAACCACTGGTCAATATAATCCCTAGTTGGTACAGTTTCTCATGTTTCTGATAGGACGGGGTGGGCGACGATATGCATTCAATGGAGTTTACGAATGAAcatttgaagcaaaaaaaaaaaaaaaaaatgaggcttCTTCGCCCATTTCACAAACGTGACAAACATAACCCGAATAGTTAACCACAACGTTAAACTAAGGGCGTCATATTATTGACTTCCTACTAAGATGCTTTGAGCAAAcagcagtgtacaaaaaagtgcgagTTAGTGTGAATGAGAATTTTAACGCTCAACCGACGCGGACATTGTTATCGTTATTCGCAGCATCTCTCCAGCGGCGccgactggaaaaaaaaaaaaggcttttaaaGTCCTTGTTCGCCCTCAGTCGCCACCAATTCAACACGTTATCTGATCACACACACTACACGCGCCCCTTAAAGACACTGATGCCGCAAATGAACATGTATTTGCACTGGATGGCGGCAGATTTTGGATCGTTGAGCAGAATTCTCACCATCTTGAAAGCTGGTTCCGCGCAAAGAGGAAGTGACGCATTTTTCGCGACAGTTTGATCCCTCTACGGGCGGAAGTCGGTCCTACACTTTCAATTGTCCGACAACTTTATCAACATACTCTGTTCTTTAACTTTCTTTTTTGTCTGTATTAgttttgtaatatttgttgtatttatttagctatttttccTAAATGTGACGAATGATGTATTAAGGTCGTATTTAGTTTTCCATTCATTTATCTAATTAAATAATAGGGTAATTTAttggaaacaacaaaattcCAAATATAAGTAATATAATGAATGATAAATATACTGTgcgttttttaaacaattagtAACTTAATCATTGTATAATGTAATTAGttgaaaatgcaattaaaatgaaaacgaaTCAGCACGTTTAGAATTTAAGAAAAGGTGTCAAAAATAATGTCGAAATATGAAAGCTTATCCTCAACATGTAAAATTTTGCTGGAACGTGAGCGAAACACGACTGTATTTTTtcgttgttttgcttttatttggtGGCGTTTTGGTTCCCCCCCGTACCACTCTCCACGTGACGTCACAGCACAATGGCGGAGGCTTCCGCGGATATGAACACCGCGGAGAGGAGGACACAAGCGGCCATGGCCTTCTTTCATGACGAGGTGACTTTTAATGGTGTCGGTGCCAAGTGTGTTTCAAGCAAGGTGTCGTCCTTTGGTCATTCCAGCTCGTTCAAGCACGCCTTCCCCGTTTTCTTCCCCGGAAGTCATTAGCATCCATTCATTAGCTTTAGCAAAACAAGATGACGTCGTACGGTTTTTCGGTTTGCTTCTGCACTCTTCGTAGTCACACAAAactgtactttgtttttgtttttttgttttttggtcaggTCTCCATTGTAGTATTGTTGTGATGGCTTTTAGACAAACGCAAAAAAGCAAGTATTGTTTTTGGCGTTCTGGTGAGTGCCAAAAACGGTCTTAATCGCTACAAGCACAGCAGAACATGACAACACGGACGTACATGAACTAAGTGCTTTGCTTGTATTTGTtctgtaaaaacaaatacaatgcgTCTGATTGTAATTATGTgacagcgtaaaaaaaaaaaaaaagacaacaacgtTTTTTTAGTTGGACTTGAGGAGTCAATGGCTATCTAAAAATGGAGTGATGAGGAATGACTGCACTCTTTGCCTAATCACTGCAAATTGCTATTCGGGAACGAGTTTGCAAACAGATTGCTCGCCTTTCCCCAGATGAGTGACGGGGAAATGGTCCAGCTGCAGCTGGGAGAACTGGACCTGACCACCGATGACTTGATCTTGGACGAAGTGGACCGTAAGGCCCCACACGCAAGTGAAGCCACTTCAATtgatatttgaaaaacaaacgtAGAGCCCAGCACACTAGCCCATTgcctacatactgtacatgtttatgtattatatatatataccacatTTTGAAGTTGAAGTAAGTCTGGTATCGATAGCGGCAGAACCCCGCACAGCGCGCGATGATTGATTTGGCGTTTGTCTTGCTGACTTGTTGACGCGGGGTCTTGTTCCCGCAGTTCACATCCAGGCCAATTTGGAGGATGAGCTTGTCAAGGAAGCGCTTCAGACGGTGAACATTTTCATTTGGTCCTTCCACCAAGCTCGTACGATGGCACCCGCTGACCGGCTTCTTTCCGCAGGGTGTGGACCTTCGCCAGTACTCCAAACAGGTGGAGGCGGAGCTTGAACGCATTGAGCAGGCCTCCATCAAGGACTGTAtcctcttttgttgttgttgttgttgtttttttggccaaCTAACCAAGATTCACTTGGAtcaatttcaacaaaaaaagagcgagctagaaaagcaccttcagatgacatcgctcccatggtggtttttgaagattgtgcacaagtaatacccgtttttaaaaaactaaaactataatgctGATACTAATTAATATTGCTGATACTAAACGTAAACTAAATTAAGCATTTATCAaatcactaaaactaataaaaactaacagaaccaccctgaaaactaattaaattgaagaaaaaaaaacctcaaaatgaaataaaaactaactaaaatgaaaaattccacaactataataaccctggtcgcaagttgttgttgtttttcctgaGCAGCGTCGTCAGACATCAAGGAGAGCCAGAACATCGCTCTGCTGCACCAGCAGATCAGCGCCTGCGACGCCATTTTGGAGGTGGGTGCGCGCAATACGGGATTTGCGGCGCTCCGGCCGGCACTGAGCCAGCCTCGCCTTCCcctttcctcgtctctgcctcGCAGCGCATGGAGGAGATGCTGAGCGGCTTCCAGGGCGACCTGTCGTCCATCAGCAGCGAGATCCACACGCTGCAGCAGCAGTCGCTCAGCATGAACGTCCGTCTGAAGAACCGCCAGGCGGTCCGCAGCCACCTCAGCCAGCTGGTGGACGAGCTGCTGGTGCC
This portion of the Festucalex cinctus isolate MCC-2025b chromosome 19, RoL_Fcin_1.0, whole genome shotgun sequence genome encodes:
- the rps18 gene encoding small ribosomal subunit protein uS13 translates to MALVIPEKFQHILRVLNTNIDGRRKIAFAITAIKGVGRRYAHVVLRKADIDLNKRAGELTDEEVERVVTIMQNPRQYKIPDWFLNRQKDVKDGKFSQVLANGLDNKLREDLERLKKIRAHRGLRHFWGLRVRGQHTKTTGRRGRTVGVSKKK